One segment of Ignavibacteria bacterium DNA contains the following:
- a CDS encoding T9SS type A sorting domain-containing protein: MLARILTLLLVVVFLPQLCLAQVPPEVAKALLSVNTTLGKDFWIAIPPNEVNPFPTNELEVYVASAFDTEITVFDASGDKYYKRQVKANEIRTLSDSRGETNWTWEIREYEQPVRKGVRITSKEPICVYVINSKTTTSDGYLAVPVSAWNTSYLHCSYYDFREARAWAGGFVVLAAEDNTVVTIALRGTGELDAKTAGGRSIGSPSFDVVLNAGEVYMVKGDATTRGVFDLTGSAITADKPIGLLSFHERTTMPNLLVNGNGRNHLVEMMYPTSSWGKKYSTIEFNREHLNGQGRGDVFRVIAREPNTRWSFKYCDLTTKEVIGIGGGVLARAGDFADLSQEGAPRHLPNGYSVWSADKPIQVMQYSCSSSWDGDPILDPFMIRLTPVDQFVTGTFFEFPTSAKWGKHRLNVIAKVDTSSPTYLDDLKSLQIDGIPVHQYPDPLASRIIQNTIGDGYHWASVDFGPSAAAHTISGNGNVTFGGYIYGYGQFDAYGWPLGGSTKEMGSIDTMPPIISRGTELPTSYSFAVTELRNGGSTSGGTSQIEKGLAVIDTVAGAGSFNFRLVGPDPKTMHRYYRLTSAQYKWEVIDPTKDARCVYFAQDWADNRVVDSVTYRTTTSVSEGSLSADITVTPNPTTDLAYISWPAGDAPSMVCITDMQGRSLKCDESPTDGLSKLSVSDLVAGRYIVTVTGHRGTKSAVLTVFR; encoded by the coding sequence ATGTTGGCTCGCATACTCACGCTTTTACTTGTAGTTGTTTTTCTTCCGCAACTCTGTCTAGCTCAGGTTCCGCCCGAGGTTGCCAAGGCACTCCTCAGCGTCAACACTACGCTGGGTAAGGATTTCTGGATCGCGATCCCACCGAACGAGGTAAATCCGTTCCCGACGAATGAGCTCGAGGTTTATGTTGCGTCGGCGTTCGATACCGAGATCACCGTCTTTGATGCCTCAGGCGATAAGTACTACAAGCGTCAAGTAAAGGCGAATGAGATCCGCACGCTGTCTGACAGTCGTGGCGAAACGAATTGGACGTGGGAGATCCGCGAGTACGAGCAACCCGTCCGAAAAGGCGTTCGCATCACGTCGAAGGAACCGATCTGCGTCTATGTCATAAACTCCAAGACAACCACTTCCGACGGGTACCTGGCCGTACCTGTCTCTGCATGGAACACATCCTACCTCCATTGCAGCTACTACGACTTCAGAGAGGCGCGTGCATGGGCAGGGGGCTTTGTGGTCCTTGCAGCGGAAGACAATACAGTGGTAACGATTGCACTTCGTGGTACGGGGGAACTTGATGCCAAAACTGCAGGCGGGCGTTCGATTGGAAGCCCATCGTTTGATGTAGTTCTCAACGCAGGTGAAGTGTACATGGTAAAGGGCGACGCAACAACACGTGGCGTGTTTGACCTCACAGGGAGTGCCATCACCGCAGATAAGCCGATTGGTCTATTGAGCTTCCATGAACGAACAACGATGCCCAATCTCCTGGTCAACGGGAATGGCCGTAACCACCTTGTTGAAATGATGTATCCAACGTCTTCATGGGGCAAAAAGTATTCAACGATCGAATTCAATCGAGAACATCTGAACGGTCAGGGAAGAGGCGATGTGTTTCGTGTAATCGCGAGAGAACCCAACACAAGGTGGTCGTTCAAATATTGCGACCTAACAACGAAGGAAGTCATTGGCATAGGCGGGGGTGTACTTGCTCGTGCCGGAGACTTCGCCGATCTGTCGCAGGAAGGTGCCCCACGTCACCTCCCGAACGGGTATTCCGTGTGGAGTGCCGACAAGCCCATTCAGGTGATGCAATACTCCTGTTCGTCATCGTGGGATGGTGATCCTATTCTCGATCCCTTCATGATCCGGCTCACGCCAGTAGATCAATTCGTTACCGGCACCTTCTTCGAGTTCCCAACATCCGCGAAATGGGGAAAACATCGGCTCAATGTGATCGCAAAGGTCGACACAAGCTCGCCAACCTATCTCGATGACCTCAAGTCACTTCAGATCGACGGCATCCCGGTGCATCAATATCCGGACCCATTGGCGTCGCGGATCATCCAGAACACCATAGGAGACGGTTACCACTGGGCATCGGTCGACTTTGGACCGTCAGCCGCCGCACACACCATCTCAGGCAACGGCAACGTTACCTTTGGCGGATACATCTACGGATACGGCCAGTTCGATGCGTATGGCTGGCCTCTTGGAGGTAGCACCAAGGAGATGGGCTCGATCGATACAATGCCCCCTATCATCAGTCGGGGTACAGAATTGCCCACGTCGTACTCCTTTGCCGTAACCGAGCTCAGAAACGGTGGATCTACATCTGGTGGTACTTCACAGATCGAGAAGGGGCTTGCCGTGATCGATACCGTAGCGGGTGCCGGGAGTTTCAATTTCCGCCTTGTTGGACCGGACCCGAAGACGATGCACCGCTATTACCGACTCACATCAGCCCAGTATAAATGGGAGGTCATAGACCCAACGAAGGATGCTCGGTGCGTGTATTTCGCCCAGGATTGGGCCGATAACAGGGTCGTTGACTCCGTGACCTACCGCACAACGACCAGTGTCTCCGAGGGAAGTCTGTCCGCCGACATCACCGTAACCCCCAATCCTACAACAGACTTGGCCTACATTTCATGGCCAGCTGGCGACGCTCCGTCCATGGTCTGCATCACAGATATGCAGGGACGATCACTGAAGTGTGACGAATCTCCAACTGATGGGTTATCCAAACTAAGTGTGTCCGACCTTGTTGCCGGGAGATACATCGTGACCGTAACGGGTCACCGCGGAACAAAATCCGCCGTCCTCACGGTTTTCAGGTAA